A section of the Streptomyces sp. NBC_01591 genome encodes:
- a CDS encoding hydrogen peroxide-inducible genes activator encodes MAQSNQGSRPKQPSLSQLRAFVAVAEYLHFRDAAAAIGMSQPALSGAVSALEEALGVQLIERTTRKVLLSPAGERLAVRARAVLEAVGELMEEAEAVRAPFTGVLRLGVIPTVAPYLLPTVLRLVHERYPELDLQVHEEQTSSLLEGLAAGRLDLLLLAVPLGVPGVSELPLFDEDFVLVMEKDHWLGGRADIPREALRELPLLLLDEGHCLRDQALDICREAGRTEGAPVTTTAAGLSTLVQLVAGGLGVTLLPRTAVRVETGRNEALATGYFAEPAPSRRVALGMRTGAARHEEFEEFAAALREAMTALPVRVTDGRQND; translated from the coding sequence GTGGCCCAGAGCAATCAGGGCAGTAGGCCCAAACAGCCCAGCCTGTCGCAGCTGCGCGCCTTCGTGGCCGTCGCCGAATATCTGCACTTCAGGGACGCGGCGGCAGCAATCGGGATGAGTCAGCCGGCGCTCTCCGGGGCGGTGTCGGCGCTGGAGGAGGCACTGGGTGTCCAGCTCATCGAGCGTACGACGCGCAAGGTGCTGCTGTCGCCGGCCGGGGAGCGGCTCGCGGTGCGGGCCCGGGCGGTGCTGGAGGCCGTCGGTGAGCTGATGGAGGAGGCCGAGGCGGTCCGGGCGCCGTTCACCGGGGTGCTCAGGCTGGGGGTGATCCCGACCGTCGCCCCGTATCTGCTGCCGACCGTGCTGCGGCTGGTCCACGAGCGCTACCCGGAGCTCGACCTCCAGGTGCACGAGGAGCAGACCTCCTCGCTGCTGGAGGGGCTGGCCGCGGGAAGGCTGGATCTGCTGCTGCTCGCGGTGCCGCTCGGGGTGCCGGGGGTGAGTGAACTCCCTCTCTTCGACGAGGACTTCGTGCTGGTGATGGAGAAGGACCACTGGCTGGGCGGGCGCGCCGACATTCCGCGCGAGGCGCTGCGCGAGCTGCCGCTGCTGCTGCTCGACGAGGGGCACTGCCTGCGCGACCAGGCCCTGGACATCTGCCGGGAGGCGGGACGCACGGAGGGCGCGCCGGTCACCACGACCGCGGCCGGGCTCTCCACGCTGGTCCAGCTGGTCGCCGGCGGGCTCGGTGTGACGCTGCTGCCGCGTACCGCGGTGAGGGTCGAGACCGGCCGCAACGAGGCGCTGGCCACCGGGTACTTCGCGGAACCGGCACCGTCGAGGCGGGTTGCGCTGGGGATGCGGACCGGGGCGGCGCGGCACGAGGAGTTCGAGGAGTTCGCGGCGGCGCTGCGGGAGGCGATGACGGCGCTGCCGGTACGGGTGACGGACGGCCGGCAGAACGACTGA
- a CDS encoding isoprenyl transferase produces MNLRDLVYGLYARRVEARLDHAQVPKHIGVILDGNRRWAKASGGTAAQGHQAGADKIKELLGWCSETDVEVVTLWLLSTDNFDRPESELTPLLGIIENTVRDLASDGRWRVHHVGTLDLLPAHTQTVLKEAEQATVGVDGILVNVAVGYGGRQEIADAVRSLLLDHSAKGTSFEDLAEIVSTDLISEHLYTRGQPDPDLVIRTSGEQRLSGFMLWQTAHSEYYFCEVFWPAFRKVDFLRALRDYAARGRRFGG; encoded by the coding sequence GTGAACTTGCGCGACCTGGTGTACGGGCTCTACGCGCGCCGGGTGGAGGCCCGCCTCGACCACGCCCAGGTGCCCAAGCACATCGGTGTCATCCTCGACGGCAACCGGCGCTGGGCGAAGGCGTCCGGAGGCACGGCCGCGCAGGGGCACCAGGCGGGCGCGGACAAGATCAAGGAACTGCTCGGCTGGTGCAGCGAGACGGATGTGGAAGTCGTCACGCTCTGGCTGCTCTCCACGGACAACTTCGACCGCCCCGAGTCCGAGCTGACACCGCTCCTCGGGATCATCGAGAACACCGTGCGGGACCTCGCGTCGGACGGCCGCTGGCGGGTCCACCACGTCGGCACGCTCGACCTGCTGCCCGCCCACACCCAGACGGTGCTCAAGGAGGCCGAGCAGGCCACGGTCGGTGTCGACGGAATACTGGTCAATGTCGCCGTCGGCTACGGCGGGCGCCAGGAGATCGCCGACGCGGTCCGCTCGCTGCTGCTGGACCACTCCGCCAAGGGGACATCGTTCGAGGACCTGGCGGAGATCGTCTCCACCGACCTGATCTCCGAGCACCTCTACACCCGGGGCCAGCCCGACCCGGACCTGGTCATCCGCACCAGCGGCGAGCAGCGGCTGTCCGGCTTCATGCTCTGGCAGACCGCGCACTCCGAGTACTACTTCTGCGAGGTCTTCTGGCCGGCCTTCCGCAAGGTCGACTTCCTCCGCGCGCTGCGCGACTACGCCGCCCGAGGCCGCCGCTTCGGCGGCTGA
- a CDS encoding PhoH family protein, which produces MVTSTKRRMSDRRTYVLDTSVLLADPNAMARFDEHEVVLPIVVVTELEAKRHHPELGYFARQALRLLDDFRVRYGRLDAPIPLGDLGGTLRVELNHSDPGVLPAGYRLGDNDSRILAVARNLQAEGYDVTVVSKDLPLRIKASSVGLLAEEYRAELAITDSGWTGMSEVPLSGEQVDLLYGEETLYVPEAAELPVHTGLVIQSERGKALGRVTAEGNVRLVRGDREAFGIHGRSAEQRIALDLLLDQDVGIVSLGGRAGTGKSALALCAGLEAVLERRQHQKVMVFRPLYAVGGQELGYLPGTEAEKMSPWAQAVFDTLSAVAGREVIEEVLGRGMLEILPLTHIRGRSLHDAFVIVDEAQSLERNVLLTVLSRIGANSRVVLTHDVAQRDNLRVGRYDGVVAVVEKLKGHPLFAHVTLSRSERSQIAALVTEMLEEGQI; this is translated from the coding sequence GTGGTGACCAGCACAAAGCGCCGCATGTCCGACAGGCGCACCTATGTTCTCGACACCAGCGTCCTGCTGGCCGATCCGAACGCCATGGCCCGGTTCGACGAGCACGAAGTGGTGCTCCCGATCGTCGTGGTCACGGAACTGGAGGCCAAACGGCACCATCCGGAGCTCGGCTACTTCGCCCGGCAGGCCCTGCGCCTGCTGGACGACTTCCGGGTCCGCTACGGCCGGCTGGATGCCCCGATCCCGCTCGGGGATCTGGGCGGGACGCTGCGCGTCGAACTCAACCATTCCGATCCCGGCGTACTGCCAGCCGGCTACCGGTTGGGGGACAACGACTCACGGATTCTCGCGGTCGCGCGCAATCTCCAGGCCGAGGGGTACGACGTCACCGTCGTCTCCAAGGACCTGCCCCTGCGCATCAAGGCGTCCTCGGTCGGCCTCCTCGCGGAGGAGTACCGCGCCGAACTCGCCATCACCGACTCCGGCTGGACGGGCATGTCGGAGGTCCCGCTCTCCGGCGAGCAGGTGGATCTGCTCTACGGGGAGGAGACGCTGTACGTACCCGAGGCCGCCGAACTGCCCGTGCACACCGGGCTGGTCATCCAGTCCGAGCGCGGCAAGGCGCTCGGCCGGGTCACCGCCGAGGGCAATGTGCGCCTGGTGCGCGGCGACCGGGAGGCCTTCGGCATCCACGGCCGCAGTGCCGAACAGCGCATCGCCCTCGATCTGCTGCTCGACCAGGACGTGGGCATCGTGTCGCTGGGCGGCCGGGCCGGCACCGGCAAGTCGGCGCTGGCGCTCTGCGCCGGCCTCGAAGCCGTCCTGGAGCGCAGGCAGCACCAGAAGGTGATGGTCTTCCGCCCGCTGTACGCGGTCGGCGGGCAGGAACTGGGCTATCTCCCCGGCACCGAGGCCGAGAAGATGAGCCCCTGGGCGCAGGCCGTCTTCGACACGCTCTCGGCGGTGGCCGGGCGCGAGGTCATCGAGGAGGTGCTGGGGCGCGGGATGCTGGAGATCCTGCCGCTCACCCACATCCGGGGCCGTTCGCTCCACGACGCCTTCGTGATCGTCGACGAGGCACAGTCGCTCGAACGGAACGTACTGCTGACCGTGTTGTCCCGGATCGGGGCGAATTCCCGGGTGGTGCTCACGCACGACGTGGCCCAGCGGGACAACCTCAGGGTCGGCCGGTACGACGGAGTCGTCGCCGTGGTCGAGAAACTGAAGGGGCATCCGCTCTTCGCGCATGTCACCCTCAGCCGCTCCGAGCGCTCGCAGATCGCCGCACTGGTGACCGAAATGCTGGAGGAAGGCCAGATCTGA
- a CDS encoding AI-2E family transporter, with product MSKLPGWLGRLGAELTELGDRLEQRRDEAAGDEAAGDEAARTALPVTASAVPAADMPAGAVPGEEARRGAVADHVPPPPSYAPSVAARPDPVAAIPWGMRVAAEAGWRLLVLAGTLWVLMKVISAVQLVVLAFVAALLVTAMLQPTVARLRRHGLPRGLATAVTAILGFVIMGLVGWFVVWQVMDNIDTLSDRVRDGIDELKRWLLDSPFHVTEQQINDIAKNLSDTIGTNTEQITSAGLEGVTVMVEVLTGILLAMFSTLFLLYDGRRIWHWVLKLVPAQARPGVAGAGPRAWRTLTAYVRGTVIVALIDAFFIGLGIFFLDVPMAVPLAVFIFLFAFIPLVGAVISGALAVVVALVTEGVFTALMVLAVVLAVQQIEGHVLQPFILGRAVRVHPLAVVLSVAAGGMIAGIGGAVVAVPLVAVTNTVVGYLRTYGQEQALRYAPSPRGATAVDVAPTPAPGSPPEDIGHGDDGIDGGTKNGRGK from the coding sequence ATGTCGAAACTTCCGGGGTGGCTCGGCCGGCTGGGCGCCGAACTGACCGAGCTGGGCGATCGGCTGGAGCAGCGCCGGGACGAGGCCGCGGGGGACGAGGCCGCGGGGGACGAGGCTGCGCGGACCGCGTTGCCGGTGACCGCCTCCGCGGTGCCCGCCGCAGACATGCCGGCCGGAGCCGTGCCGGGCGAGGAGGCCCGGCGCGGTGCCGTGGCCGACCATGTGCCACCGCCGCCTTCGTACGCCCCTTCGGTCGCCGCCCGGCCCGATCCGGTCGCGGCGATCCCCTGGGGGATGCGCGTCGCGGCCGAGGCGGGCTGGCGGCTGCTCGTCCTGGCGGGCACCCTCTGGGTGCTGATGAAGGTCATCAGCGCCGTGCAGCTGGTGGTTCTGGCATTCGTCGCCGCGCTGCTCGTCACCGCGATGCTGCAGCCGACCGTGGCCCGGCTGCGCCGTCACGGGCTGCCGCGCGGCCTGGCCACCGCTGTCACGGCGATCCTGGGCTTCGTCATCATGGGCCTGGTCGGCTGGTTCGTGGTCTGGCAGGTCATGGACAACATCGACACCCTCTCCGACCGGGTGCGGGACGGTATCGACGAGCTGAAGCGCTGGCTGCTCGACAGCCCCTTCCACGTCACCGAGCAGCAGATCAACGACATCGCGAAGAACCTCAGCGACACCATCGGCACCAACACCGAGCAGATCACCTCCGCAGGACTGGAGGGTGTCACCGTGATGGTGGAGGTCCTCACCGGGATACTGCTGGCGATGTTCTCGACGCTCTTCCTGCTGTACGACGGAAGGCGCATCTGGCACTGGGTGCTGAAGCTGGTACCCGCCCAGGCCCGGCCCGGTGTCGCGGGCGCCGGGCCGCGCGCCTGGCGGACCCTGACCGCCTATGTACGGGGCACCGTCATAGTGGCGCTGATCGACGCGTTCTTCATCGGGCTCGGGATCTTCTTCCTCGATGTGCCGATGGCGGTGCCGCTGGCCGTCTTCATCTTCCTCTTCGCCTTCATCCCGCTGGTCGGTGCCGTGATCTCCGGGGCACTGGCGGTGGTCGTCGCACTGGTCACCGAGGGCGTGTTCACCGCCCTGATGGTGCTGGCGGTGGTGCTCGCCGTGCAGCAGATCGAGGGCCATGTGCTGCAGCCCTTCATCCTGGGACGCGCGGTGCGGGTGCATCCGCTCGCCGTCGTCCTCTCGGTCGCCGCGGGCGGCATGATCGCGGGCATCGGCGGCGCGGTCGTCGCGGTGCCGCTGGTCGCGGTCACCAACACGGTGGTCGGTTATCTGCGGACGTACGGGCAGGAGCAGGCCCTGCGATACGCGCCGTCCCCGCGCGGGGCGACCGCGGTCGATGTCGCTCCGACGCCCGCGCCGGGATCGCCGCCCGAGGACATCGGCCACGGCGACGACGGCATCGACGGCGGTACGAAGAACGGGCGCGGCAAGTAG
- a CDS encoding peroxiredoxin, producing MLTVGDKFPEFDLTACVSLESGKEFEQINHKTYEGKWKIVFAWPKDFTFVCPTEIAAFGKLNEEFADRDAQILGFSGDSEFVHHAWRKDHPDLTDLPFPMMADSKHELMRDLGIEGEDGFAQRAVFIVDQNNEIQFTMVTAGSVGRNPKEVLRVLDALQTDELCPCNWTKGENTLDPVALLSGE from the coding sequence GTGCTCACTGTCGGTGACAAGTTCCCCGAGTTCGACCTGACTGCTTGTGTCTCGCTGGAGAGCGGCAAGGAGTTCGAGCAGATCAACCACAAGACCTACGAGGGCAAGTGGAAGATCGTCTTCGCGTGGCCGAAGGACTTCACCTTCGTGTGCCCCACCGAGATCGCCGCCTTCGGCAAGCTGAACGAAGAGTTCGCCGACCGTGACGCCCAGATCCTCGGCTTCTCCGGTGACTCCGAGTTCGTGCACCACGCCTGGCGCAAGGACCACCCGGACCTGACCGACCTGCCCTTCCCGATGATGGCCGACTCGAAGCACGAGCTCATGCGTGACCTCGGCATCGAGGGCGAGGACGGCTTCGCCCAGCGCGCCGTCTTCATCGTCGACCAGAACAACGAGATCCAGTTCACGATGGTGACCGCCGGTTCCGTGGGCCGTAACCCCAAGGAGGTCCTGCGGGTCCTGGACGCCCTGCAGACCGACGAGCTGTGCCCGTGCAACTGGACCAAGGGCGAGAACACCCTCGACCCGGTCGCCCTCCTCTCGGGCGAGTGA
- a CDS encoding lytic transglycosylase domain-containing protein, producing MSRISVRGFAVASATAVTTVGAVVGVASGSTPAADDNNFEATAADTTLLADIPAGQQAQVQTASLTQQADAQASAADSAAKKSVEEAARIQAAKDAKSKKAAAEDRLEKERQEKKERAERASRSSVRSASAFATQSSYTVAEVQAMARQMVPGDQFQCFSNIVSHESTWNYRASNPSSGAYGLVQALPGSKMSSAGADWQTNPATQIKWGLSYMDGRYGSPCGAWSFWQANRWY from the coding sequence GTGAGCCGGATCTCGGTCCGGGGGTTCGCCGTGGCATCTGCCACAGCCGTAACCACCGTTGGCGCCGTCGTAGGCGTTGCCTCGGGCAGCACTCCCGCTGCCGATGACAACAACTTCGAGGCGACCGCAGCCGACACCACGCTGCTCGCAGACATCCCCGCGGGCCAGCAGGCCCAGGTGCAGACCGCCTCGCTGACGCAGCAGGCCGACGCCCAGGCATCCGCGGCCGACTCGGCCGCGAAGAAGTCCGTGGAGGAAGCGGCCCGCATCCAGGCCGCCAAGGACGCCAAGTCGAAGAAGGCGGCGGCCGAGGACAGGCTGGAGAAGGAGCGCCAGGAGAAGAAGGAGCGCGCCGAGCGCGCCAGCCGCTCCTCGGTCCGCAGCGCTTCCGCGTTCGCCACGCAGAGCTCGTACACCGTGGCCGAGGTTCAGGCGATGGCCCGTCAGATGGTTCCTGGCGACCAGTTCCAGTGCTTCAGCAACATCGTGAGCCACGAGTCGACCTGGAACTACCGGGCGAGCAACCCGTCTTCCGGTGCCTACGGCCTCGTGCAGGCGCTGCCCGGCTCGAAGATGTCGTCCGCCGGTGCCGACTGGCAGACCAACCCGGCCACCCAGATCAAGTGGGGCCTCAGCTACATGGACGGCCGCTACGGCAGCCCGTGCGGTGCCTGGTCCTTCTGGCAGGCCAACCGCTGGTACTAG
- a CDS encoding alkyl hydroperoxide reductase has protein sequence MALDELKAAVPDFAKDLKLNLGSVIGNSELPQQQLWGTVLACAIASRSPKVLRELEPEAKANLSAEAYTAAKSAAAIMAMNNVFYRTRHLLSDPEYGTLRAGLRMNVIGKPGVEKIDFELWSLAVSAINGCGQCLDSHEQVLRKAGVDRETIQEAVKIASVIQAVGVTLDAEAVLAE, from the coding sequence ATGGCACTCGACGAACTGAAGGCCGCCGTTCCGGACTTCGCCAAGGACCTGAAGCTGAACCTCGGTTCGGTCATCGGGAACAGCGAACTCCCGCAGCAGCAGCTCTGGGGCACCGTTCTCGCCTGCGCGATCGCCTCACGCTCGCCGAAGGTGCTGCGCGAGCTGGAGCCGGAGGCGAAGGCCAACCTCTCCGCGGAGGCGTACACCGCCGCGAAGTCGGCCGCCGCCATCATGGCGATGAACAACGTCTTCTACCGGACCCGGCACCTGCTGTCGGACCCCGAGTACGGGACGCTCCGTGCGGGTCTGCGGATGAACGTCATCGGCAAGCCCGGCGTGGAGAAGATCGACTTCGAGCTGTGGTCGCTCGCCGTCTCCGCGATCAACGGCTGCGGCCAGTGCCTGGACTCCCACGAGCAGGTGCTGCGCAAGGCCGGCGTGGACCGTGAGACCATTCAGGAAGCCGTCAAGATCGCCTCGGTGATCCAGGCGGTCGGCGTGACCCTCGATGCCGAGGCCGTGCTCGCCGAGTAG
- the mgrA gene encoding L-glyceraldehyde 3-phosphate reductase: MTDSPLHYRAAGSRYDSMEYRRAGRSGLKLPAVSLGLWHNFGDDRALDSQRAILRRAFDLGVTHFDLANNYGPPPGSAELNFGKLFRQDFAPYRDELIISTKAGYEMHPGPYGEWGSRKYLLSSLDASLKRMGLDYVDIFYSHRFDPETPLEETMGALASAVQQGKALYVGVSSYNAEQTTEAAGLLREMGVPALIHQPSYSMINRWIEDDDLLDTLETAGMGCISFVPLAQGLLTGKYLAGIPEGSRATQGKSLDPGLLSDEVVRRLNGLNDIARRRGQSLAQLALCWVLRDNRMTSALIGASSVKQLEENVAALAGQPLSAEELKEIDTFAVDTAGTNIWAGRG; encoded by the coding sequence GTGACTGATTCTCCTCTCCACTACCGGGCCGCCGGTTCGCGCTACGACTCGATGGAGTACCGCCGAGCCGGCCGCAGCGGTCTCAAGCTCCCCGCCGTCTCCCTCGGCCTCTGGCACAACTTCGGCGACGACCGCGCGCTGGACTCCCAGCGGGCGATCCTGCGCCGCGCCTTCGATCTCGGCGTGACCCACTTCGATCTGGCCAACAACTACGGTCCGCCGCCCGGCTCCGCCGAGCTCAACTTCGGCAAGCTGTTCCGCCAGGACTTCGCCCCGTACCGGGACGAGCTGATCATCTCCACCAAGGCCGGCTACGAGATGCACCCCGGCCCTTACGGCGAATGGGGTTCCCGTAAGTACCTGCTGTCCTCGCTCGACGCCTCGCTGAAGCGGATGGGGCTGGATTACGTCGACATCTTCTACTCCCACCGCTTCGACCCGGAGACCCCGCTGGAGGAGACGATGGGGGCCCTGGCCTCCGCCGTCCAGCAGGGCAAGGCGCTGTACGTGGGTGTGTCCTCGTACAACGCGGAGCAGACCACCGAGGCGGCCGGGCTGCTGAGGGAGATGGGTGTACCGGCGCTGATCCACCAGCCGTCCTACTCGATGATCAACCGCTGGATCGAGGACGACGACCTGCTCGACACCCTGGAGACGGCCGGTATGGGCTGCATCTCCTTCGTGCCGCTCGCCCAGGGCCTGCTCACCGGCAAGTACCTGGCAGGCATCCCGGAGGGTTCCCGCGCCACCCAGGGCAAGTCCCTGGATCCCGGTCTGCTCTCGGACGAGGTGGTGCGCCGGCTGAACGGGCTGAACGACATCGCCCGCCGGCGCGGTCAGTCGCTCGCCCAGCTGGCGCTCTGCTGGGTGCTGCGCGACAACCGTATGACGTCCGCCCTGATCGGCGCGTCGAGCGTGAAGCAGCTGGAGGAGAACGTGGCGGCGCTCGCCGGGCAGCCGCTGTCCGCCGAGGAGTTGAAGGAGATCGACACCTTCGCCGTGGACACCGCGGGCACCAACATCTGGGCCGGACGAGGCTGA